The Actinopolyspora erythraea genome has a segment encoding these proteins:
- a CDS encoding S9 family peptidase has translation MSTYPSAEIPDSLFADPDKEERWRARFSAPRVSLPDWARDAPERSLYVSNVSGTWELYAWNRADDSHRQVTDRPNGTFHGTLSADGEHVWWFDDTDGDEFGVWRSEPFDKHDTVPREGLPGTHAGYPAGLELGSSVIALGMSTDDGVTVWISRDGARPTVIYQHEQDGGLSGMSWDESLLVLSHSEHGDSRHPALRVLRGSDGSRLAEKWDGSGLGLAALDFAPVSGDTRLLVSHERHGREELLIWDVATDTETELDLGLPGEVSADWYPDGSALLIAHTHQARTTLYRYEIATGSLTQLPTSTGSVGAASVRPDGAVEYTWSSAAVPGRVRVLPPEGEDSVLLTPGGIRAPESQPVEDVFVPVPYGPNDAVHALVARPEGAGSEPLPTVFSLHGGPHAADEDRFSSYRAAWLEAGFVVVEVNYRGSTGYGSAWRDAIEGRPGLTELEDVARVQDWAVEAGLTTPELSVVAGASWGGYLTLLALGTQPDRWACGVAGVPVADYVSAFADEMEPLRAYDRALFGGSPEEIPEVYRECSPITYVERVRAPVLVLAGDNDPRCPIQQVLNYLDRLGERGLPFEFYRYDAGHGSLVIAETLKQVATEIHFARRAVRRD, from the coding sequence GTGAGCACGTATCCCAGCGCCGAGATCCCCGATTCCCTGTTCGCCGACCCGGACAAGGAGGAGCGCTGGCGCGCGCGTTTCAGCGCTCCGCGTGTCTCGCTGCCGGACTGGGCACGCGACGCCCCGGAGCGGAGCCTTTACGTCTCGAACGTCAGCGGCACCTGGGAGCTGTACGCCTGGAACCGTGCCGACGACTCCCACCGGCAGGTCACCGACCGCCCGAACGGCACGTTCCACGGCACGCTCTCGGCCGATGGGGAGCACGTCTGGTGGTTCGACGACACCGACGGCGACGAGTTCGGGGTCTGGCGCAGCGAACCGTTCGACAAGCACGACACCGTCCCACGCGAGGGGTTGCCCGGCACCCACGCGGGATATCCGGCCGGACTGGAGCTGGGATCGAGCGTGATCGCGCTCGGGATGTCCACCGATGACGGTGTGACCGTCTGGATCTCCCGCGACGGCGCGCGGCCCACGGTGATCTACCAGCACGAACAGGACGGCGGCCTGTCCGGCATGTCCTGGGACGAGAGCCTGCTGGTGCTGTCGCACTCCGAGCACGGGGACAGCAGGCATCCCGCGTTGCGCGTGCTGCGCGGCTCGGACGGCTCCAGGCTCGCCGAGAAGTGGGACGGTTCCGGCCTGGGACTGGCCGCGCTGGACTTCGCCCCGGTCTCCGGCGACACCAGGCTGCTGGTCTCGCACGAACGGCACGGTCGCGAGGAACTGCTCATCTGGGACGTGGCGACCGACACCGAGACCGAACTCGACCTCGGCCTGCCGGGTGAGGTCTCCGCGGACTGGTACCCGGACGGCTCGGCCCTGCTGATCGCGCACACGCACCAGGCGCGCACCACGCTGTACCGCTACGAGATCGCCACGGGCTCGCTCACCCAGCTGCCCACCTCCACGGGGAGCGTGGGCGCCGCGTCCGTACGGCCGGACGGTGCCGTGGAGTACACCTGGTCCTCGGCGGCCGTGCCGGGACGGGTGCGGGTGCTCCCACCGGAGGGCGAGGACAGCGTGCTGCTCACCCCTGGCGGGATCCGGGCCCCCGAGTCGCAGCCGGTCGAGGACGTGTTCGTTCCCGTCCCGTACGGCCCCAACGACGCGGTGCACGCGCTGGTCGCCCGTCCGGAGGGAGCGGGAAGCGAGCCGTTGCCCACCGTATTCAGCCTGCACGGCGGTCCGCACGCGGCCGACGAGGACCGGTTCTCCTCCTACCGCGCCGCCTGGTTGGAGGCGGGGTTCGTGGTCGTGGAGGTGAACTACCGGGGGTCCACGGGATACGGCTCGGCCTGGCGCGACGCGATCGAGGGCCGTCCCGGCCTCACCGAGCTGGAGGACGTGGCCCGGGTGCAGGACTGGGCCGTCGAGGCCGGGCTGACCACCCCGGAGCTCAGCGTGGTCGCCGGGGCCTCCTGGGGTGGCTACCTCACGCTGCTCGCGCTGGGCACCCAGCCGGACCGCTGGGCCTGCGGCGTGGCCGGAGTGCCGGTGGCCGACTACGTCTCCGCGTTCGCCGACGAGATGGAGCCGCTGCGCGCCTACGACCGCGCGCTGTTCGGCGGCTCCCCCGAGGAGATCCCGGAGGTCTACCGGGAGTGCTCACCCATCACCTACGTCGAGCGGGTGCGGGCCCCCGTGTTGGTGCTCGCGGGTGACAACGATCCGCGCTGCCCGATCCAGCAGGTGCTGAACTACCTCGACCGGCTGGGGGAACGCGGACTCCCGTTCGAGTTCTACCGCTACGACGCCGGGCACGGCTCGCTGGTGATCGCCGAAACCCTCAAGCAGGTCGCCACCGAGATCCACTTCGCCAGGCGGGCGGTGCGGCGGGACTGA
- a CDS encoding glycoside hydrolase family 25 protein, whose translation MIYGIDVSHYQGSFDMHRARAEAFEFVFAKATEGSGFVDERFADNLAAAREAGLLVAAYHYQREGVAAAAQADHIARVVPADVPVILDVERGGGGTGLTHALRGELHARGFRTPLLYLPEWYWRELGRPDLSGFPPLWKSRYPDNNGGYASEIYQRVPEHFWNDYGGNRVAVLQFTSSATVAGQRPVDANAYRGSRSQLEALLDPRGEDMREDERDALFRILEQLTGSRTPGEYPGWSSHVDRSESLTAVNFIRAIDKHVFELHKQYGRGGGMRQSADGGTRESPDRVLRSMISEAVASALGPDDPRHEEVVNAVTARLSAPVSPETSGESAN comes from the coding sequence ATGATCTACGGAATCGACGTTTCGCACTACCAGGGCTCGTTCGACATGCACCGGGCTCGGGCGGAGGCGTTCGAGTTCGTGTTCGCCAAGGCCACGGAGGGGTCCGGCTTCGTCGACGAGAGGTTCGCGGACAACCTGGCCGCCGCCCGCGAAGCGGGACTGCTGGTGGCCGCTTACCACTACCAGCGGGAAGGCGTCGCGGCGGCCGCACAGGCCGATCACATCGCCCGGGTGGTCCCCGCCGACGTACCGGTGATTCTCGACGTGGAACGGGGAGGCGGTGGAACCGGCCTGACACACGCACTGCGAGGCGAACTGCACGCACGCGGCTTCCGGACCCCGTTGCTCTACCTGCCCGAGTGGTACTGGAGGGAACTCGGCAGGCCGGACCTGTCCGGTTTCCCACCGTTGTGGAAATCGCGCTACCCGGACAACAACGGCGGGTACGCCAGCGAGATCTACCAACGCGTACCGGAGCACTTCTGGAACGACTACGGGGGTAACCGGGTGGCCGTGCTGCAGTTCACCAGCTCCGCGACCGTCGCGGGGCAGCGGCCCGTCGACGCCAATGCCTACCGGGGGAGCCGCTCACAGCTGGAAGCACTGCTCGATCCGCGGGGAGAGGACATGCGCGAGGACGAACGGGACGCTCTTTTCCGGATTCTGGAACAACTCACCGGCAGCCGCACCCCCGGCGAGTACCCGGGATGGTCATCCCATGTGGACCGTAGCGAGAGCCTGACCGCCGTCAACTTCATCAGAGCCATCGACAAACACGTCTTCGAGCTGCACAAGCAGTACGGACGTGGCGGCGGGATGCGCCAGTCAGCTGACGGGGGGACGCGCGAGTCCCCGGACCGGGTGCTGCGTTCGATGATCTCCGAGGCGGTCGCCTCGGCACTGGGACCGGACGATCCGCGGCACGAGGAGGTGGTCAACGCCGTGACGGCACGGCTGAGCGCACCGGTCTCCCCCGAGACGAGCGGCGAGTCCGCGAACTGA
- a CDS encoding nuclear transport factor 2 family protein, with protein MADPGTDFEAVVAHELELLDPGVRGDPEAVRALLSEQFTEFGASGRAWDRDTITTAIGSEPSEPITAAALRPVRLGADAVLLTYTAHRGGARTLRSSVWVREDDGWRLLHHQGTPCPGRTGDPGELQG; from the coding sequence ATGGCGGATCCCGGAACGGACTTCGAGGCGGTCGTCGCGCACGAACTGGAACTGCTCGATCCCGGGGTGCGCGGCGATCCCGAAGCCGTGCGGGCGCTGCTGAGCGAGCAGTTCACGGAGTTCGGCGCTTCCGGACGGGCCTGGGACCGCGACACGATCACCACGGCCATCGGCTCCGAACCCTCGGAGCCGATCACGGCCGCGGCGTTGCGACCGGTGCGGCTCGGCGCAGACGCCGTCCTGCTGACCTACACGGCGCACCGGGGTGGTGCGAGGACGCTTCGCAGTTCGGTGTGGGTCAGGGAGGACGACGGCTGGCGGCTGCTGCACCACCAGGGAACCCCGTGCCCCGGACGGACCGGGGATCCGGGGGAGCTCCAGGGGTGA
- a CDS encoding LysR family transcriptional regulator, which produces MVDPRYVGVFHEVVRTGSYTAAARNLGYSQPAVSQQMRALERALETPLFLRAGGGLELTEAGRILAGHADSVVEDLAAAENKIAAVRELRRGSIRLCAFPSASATLVPSAVARVTEHHPELRIRLSEAEPPDSLEALRRGECDVALAFSYPGTEESSATDITGTDVLDDPMVAVLPVAHPLADRDSVALEELAGQRWIAGCPRCRDHFLRSCEAAGFEPDIAFTTDDNLAVQGLVAAGVGIALMPALVLSFLRHPDVVGRPVDGLPHRRVTAYALWEQHRIPATALMLETFGRIGAEMAVGS; this is translated from the coding sequence ATGGTCGATCCTCGTTACGTCGGCGTGTTCCACGAGGTGGTGCGTACCGGTTCCTACACGGCGGCGGCGCGCAACCTCGGTTACAGTCAGCCCGCCGTGAGCCAGCAGATGCGCGCCCTGGAGCGGGCGCTGGAGACCCCGCTGTTCCTGCGGGCGGGCGGCGGGCTGGAGCTCACCGAGGCGGGCCGGATACTGGCCGGGCACGCCGATTCGGTGGTCGAGGACCTGGCCGCCGCCGAGAACAAGATCGCGGCGGTCCGCGAGCTGCGGCGGGGCAGCATCCGGTTGTGCGCCTTCCCCAGTGCCAGCGCCACCCTGGTGCCCAGTGCCGTCGCGCGCGTCACCGAGCACCACCCCGAGCTGCGCATCCGGCTCAGCGAGGCGGAACCGCCCGATTCGTTGGAGGCGCTGCGCAGGGGGGAGTGCGATGTCGCGTTGGCCTTCAGCTATCCCGGCACCGAGGAGTCCTCCGCTACCGACATCACCGGCACCGACGTGCTGGACGACCCGATGGTGGCGGTGCTTCCGGTGGCGCACCCGCTGGCCGACCGTGACTCCGTGGCGCTGGAGGAGCTGGCCGGGCAGCGTTGGATCGCGGGCTGTCCCAGGTGCCGCGACCACTTCCTGCGGTCCTGCGAGGCCGCCGGGTTCGAGCCGGACATCGCGTTCACCACGGACGACAACCTGGCGGTGCAGGGTCTGGTCGCCGCCGGGGTGGGGATCGCGCTGATGCCCGCGCTGGTGCTGTCCTTCCTGCGCCACCCCGACGTGGTCGGCAGGCCCGTGGACGGGTTACCCCACCGCAGGGTGACGGCGTACGCGCTGTGGGAACAGCACCGGATACCGGCCACCGCCTTGATGCTGGAGACCTTCGGGCGGATCGGTGCGGAGATGGCCGTCGGGAGCTGA
- a CDS encoding MurR/RpiR family transcriptional regulator: MATPHESGTESGEHSPLVRIRSLLPGLARAEQRVARIVLADPSSIAHRSITDVAEAAETSETTVTRFCKAVGVSGYPELRIALAADTARTTSRDRDLGSEISETDDITQIVDKIGYADARAVEETTDQLDVTTLRSLVDAVAQARRIDVYGVGASGFVALDLQQKLHRIGLTCFAWPDTHNALTSAAILRPGDVAIGVSHTGATTETVEVLREARGRGATTAAITNFERSPVTEVVDLVLTTAARETTYRSGAMASRIAQLTVIDCLFVGVAQRHIDEAKTALQATFQAVGNHRLRVRPDRRRHREEGR, from the coding sequence ATGGCCACTCCTCACGAATCCGGCACCGAATCCGGTGAGCACAGCCCTCTCGTCCGGATTCGTTCGCTGCTGCCCGGACTCGCCCGGGCCGAGCAGCGGGTGGCCCGAATAGTGCTCGCCGACCCCTCCTCGATCGCGCACCGCAGCATCACCGACGTCGCCGAGGCCGCCGAGACGAGCGAGACCACCGTCACGCGGTTCTGCAAGGCCGTCGGGGTCAGCGGCTATCCCGAACTCCGCATCGCGCTGGCCGCCGACACCGCGCGCACGACCAGCCGGGACCGGGATCTGGGCAGCGAGATCTCCGAGACGGACGACATCACCCAGATAGTCGACAAAATCGGCTACGCCGACGCGAGGGCCGTGGAGGAGACCACGGACCAGCTCGACGTCACCACGCTGCGTTCCCTGGTCGACGCCGTGGCCCAGGCGCGCCGGATCGACGTCTACGGGGTCGGCGCCAGCGGTTTCGTCGCGCTGGACCTGCAGCAGAAACTGCACCGGATAGGCCTGACCTGCTTCGCCTGGCCCGACACGCACAACGCGCTGACCTCGGCGGCGATCCTGCGTCCCGGGGACGTGGCCATCGGCGTCTCGCACACCGGGGCCACCACCGAGACCGTGGAGGTGCTGCGCGAAGCCAGGGGGCGCGGCGCCACCACGGCCGCGATCACGAACTTCGAACGCTCCCCGGTCACCGAGGTGGTGGATCTGGTCCTGACCACAGCCGCCCGCGAGACCACCTACCGCTCCGGCGCCATGGCCAGCAGGATCGCCCAGCTGACCGTGATCGACTGCCTGTTCGTGGGGGTCGCCCAGCGCCACATCGACGAGGCGAAGACGGCGCTGCAGGCCACCTTCCAGGCGGTCGGGAACCACCGGCTGCGGGTGCGCCCCGACCGGCGCAGACACCGGGAGGAGGGTCGGTGA
- a CDS encoding Abi family protein, translating to MRSQDNPDPAEAAKDALFSLFGSPRMWGYSHACGGDPVAALELYRWNTRISGAFWETLSHLEIALRNVLAERLAARHAAAGRAGSWLDDPSRELDQRARRDIASARQRVRVKGKTASEGQVLSELSFGFWRFLLARRYATTLWPDLARGFPRAPGRDRAIIEQPVTRLHEFRNRLAHHERIWNQPLKERYDDITDLLGFVGDDLHDWVAAGCRVASVLATCPIERPFP from the coding sequence GTGCGCTCCCAGGACAATCCTGACCCCGCCGAAGCCGCGAAGGATGCGCTGTTCTCGTTGTTCGGATCGCCGAGGATGTGGGGCTATTCGCACGCCTGCGGCGGTGACCCCGTCGCCGCGCTCGAACTGTACCGATGGAACACCCGGATAAGCGGTGCGTTCTGGGAAACTCTGAGCCATCTGGAGATTGCGCTTCGCAACGTCCTGGCCGAACGTCTCGCGGCCCGCCATGCGGCGGCTGGTCGAGCGGGTTCGTGGTTGGATGACCCGAGTCGTGAGCTCGATCAGCGGGCTCGACGTGACATCGCCAGTGCCCGCCAACGTGTCCGTGTCAAGGGAAAGACCGCCAGTGAGGGACAGGTCCTGAGTGAGTTGTCTTTCGGATTCTGGCGATTCCTGCTCGCGAGGCGCTACGCGACTACCTTGTGGCCCGACCTCGCGCGTGGTTTTCCCCGAGCCCCCGGCCGGGATCGAGCGATCATCGAACAGCCGGTCACCCGGCTGCATGAGTTCCGCAACAGGCTGGCCCATCACGAACGGATCTGGAACCAGCCGTTGAAGGAACGGTATGACGACATAACGGATCTGCTCGGTTTCGTCGGCGACGATCTCCACGACTGGGTCGCAGCGGGTTGCCGGGTGGCTTCCGTATTGGCTACCTGCCCGATCGAACGCCCCTTCCCGTAG
- a CDS encoding PPOX class F420-dependent oxidoreductase, whose product MSVIPQDLEDILSKRSFAHIATIGPSGEPQSSPVWIDWDGQYLKFSQTTTRQKYRNLQREPRLAVSALDPEQPYRYLEVRGRVARVEDDPDRAFINRMAKKYMDADEYPYDQPGDHRVIVYVQPEHTTRM is encoded by the coding sequence TTGTCAGTGATTCCGCAGGACCTCGAGGACATCCTGAGCAAGAGGTCGTTCGCCCACATCGCCACGATCGGCCCGAGCGGGGAACCGCAGTCCAGTCCGGTGTGGATCGACTGGGACGGGCAGTACCTCAAGTTCAGCCAGACCACCACCCGCCAGAAGTACCGGAACCTGCAACGGGAGCCGCGCCTGGCGGTGTCCGCGCTCGACCCGGAGCAGCCCTACCGCTACCTCGAGGTCCGCGGCAGGGTCGCGCGGGTGGAGGACGACCCGGACCGGGCGTTCATCAACCGGATGGCCAAGAAGTACATGGACGCCGACGAGTACCCCTACGACCAGCCTGGGGACCACCGGGTGATCGTCTACGTCCAGCCGGAGCACACCACCCGGATGTGA
- a CDS encoding metallophosphoesterase translates to MNTFGRTLLAAGALGASALGYAAGIERTHWTLRKATLPVLGESSPRLRVLHISDLHMTPNQASKQRWVAALDELEPDLVVNTGDNLAHPQAVPAVLRALGPLLDRPGMFVFGSNDYYAPKPKNPARYLLPSGKKKRIRGRPLPWRDLRAAMTERGWLDLTHRRLRSTVGGVTIHAAGLDDPHLKRDRYSEIEGRPPADVGLSLGVTHSPEPRVLDAFDGDGYDLVLAGHTHGGQLCLPGFGAIVTNCELDRERAKGPSEWGEHMRLHVSAGLGTSPYAPVRFACPPEATLLTLVPRSQGEEQRSVGSTQGAPVESGTGVG, encoded by the coding sequence GTGAACACCTTCGGTCGTACTCTGCTCGCCGCCGGTGCTCTCGGGGCCTCGGCGCTCGGTTACGCGGCGGGAATCGAGCGCACCCACTGGACGCTGCGCAAGGCGACGCTACCGGTGCTCGGGGAGTCGAGCCCGCGGCTTCGGGTGCTGCACATCTCGGATCTGCACATGACCCCGAACCAGGCCTCCAAGCAGCGGTGGGTCGCGGCACTCGACGAGCTCGAACCGGACCTGGTCGTCAACACCGGTGACAACCTCGCCCACCCGCAGGCCGTGCCCGCCGTGCTCCGTGCCCTCGGGCCGCTGCTGGATCGTCCGGGGATGTTCGTGTTCGGCAGCAACGACTACTACGCCCCGAAGCCCAAGAACCCGGCACGCTACCTGCTGCCCTCCGGCAAGAAGAAGCGGATCAGGGGCAGGCCGCTGCCCTGGCGGGACTTGCGCGCCGCGATGACCGAACGCGGCTGGCTGGACCTGACGCACCGGAGACTGCGGTCGACGGTGGGTGGGGTCACGATCCACGCGGCGGGACTGGACGATCCGCACCTCAAGCGGGACCGCTACTCGGAGATCGAGGGAAGGCCGCCCGCCGACGTCGGTCTGAGCCTCGGCGTCACCCACTCGCCGGAACCCCGGGTGCTGGACGCCTTCGACGGGGACGGTTACGACCTGGTGCTCGCAGGGCACACCCACGGTGGTCAGCTCTGCCTGCCGGGATTCGGCGCGATCGTGACCAACTGCGAGCTGGATCGGGAGCGGGCCAAGGGGCCTTCCGAGTGGGGGGAGCACATGCGGCTGCACGTCTCGGCGGGACTCGGTACCTCGCCTTACGCCCCGGTGCGGTTCGCGTGTCCGCCGGAAGCGACGTTGTTGACGCTGGTACCGCGTTCGCAGGGGGAAGAACAGCGGTCCGTTGGCTCGACCCAGGGGGCCCCTGTGGAGTCCGGTACGGGCGTGGGATAG
- a CDS encoding cysteine dioxygenase family protein, giving the protein MTTMRTEQPSQRLTELTDAIRDRVRRGRNQAHTAELVQEALRPFLGVPGLLTEQQRRGDPERYLQHVLHVEPDASFSVVALVWLPGQQTPIHDHVAWCVTGVYQGAESEQHYRLCDSEEGAYLVPGRLVTNHEGETCGFAPPGDIHLVRNCGTGTAISLHVYGADIGELGTSVRRIYELPVHE; this is encoded by the coding sequence ATGACCACCATGCGGACCGAACAGCCGAGCCAGCGGTTGACCGAGCTCACGGACGCGATCCGTGATCGCGTGCGCCGGGGGAGGAACCAGGCGCACACCGCCGAGCTGGTCCAGGAGGCGCTGCGTCCGTTCCTCGGTGTGCCCGGACTGCTCACCGAGCAGCAGCGGCGCGGCGACCCGGAGCGCTACCTGCAGCACGTGCTGCACGTGGAACCGGACGCGAGTTTCTCCGTGGTCGCGCTGGTCTGGTTGCCGGGGCAGCAGACCCCGATCCACGACCACGTCGCCTGGTGCGTCACCGGTGTCTACCAGGGCGCCGAGAGCGAGCAGCACTACCGGCTGTGCGACTCCGAGGAGGGCGCCTACCTGGTCCCCGGCAGGCTGGTCACCAACCACGAGGGTGAGACCTGCGGTTTCGCCCCGCCCGGCGATATTCACCTCGTCCGCAACTGCGGCACCGGAACGGCCATCTCGCTGCACGTCTACGGCGCCGACATCGGCGAGCTCGGGACCAGCGTGCGCCGGATCTACGAGCTGCCCGTGCACGAGTGA
- a CDS encoding N-acetylmuramic acid 6-phosphate etherase has protein sequence MNRNGAPHHSPAGWPRPHGDHAAHEEPPTERSNPRTTDIDLLDTLDLLQRLNAEDRSVPEAVGRALPELAHAVDLAVTALRSGGRVHYVGAGTSGRLAVLDAAELVPTFNMPGDWFVPHLAGGEPALYAAVENAEDDAAAGAAAIEESATAGDFVLGLAASGGTPYVLGALEAAGRIGAGTGLVSANPRCRAIAVVDAAITVDTGPEPITGSTRMKAGTAQKLVLTSFSTAVMIRLGHTYSNLMVSMVATNAKLRARTVRILREATGASVETCELALHETGGELKTALVHLLGEVDVASASTALAEADGYVREALRALRS, from the coding sequence GTGAACCGCAACGGTGCTCCTCACCACTCCCCGGCGGGGTGGCCCCGGCCGCACGGGGACCACGCCGCCCACGAGGAGCCGCCCACCGAGCGGAGCAATCCGCGCACCACCGACATCGACCTGCTGGACACCCTGGACCTGCTGCAACGCCTCAACGCCGAGGACCGCTCGGTGCCGGAGGCGGTCGGCAGGGCCCTGCCCGAGCTCGCGCACGCCGTGGACCTGGCGGTGACGGCCCTGCGGTCCGGCGGCAGGGTCCACTACGTCGGCGCTGGGACCTCGGGGCGCCTGGCGGTGCTCGACGCCGCCGAGCTCGTCCCCACCTTCAACATGCCCGGGGACTGGTTCGTGCCGCACCTCGCCGGTGGCGAACCGGCACTGTACGCAGCTGTGGAGAACGCCGAGGACGACGCCGCCGCCGGAGCCGCCGCGATCGAGGAGAGCGCGACAGCCGGTGACTTCGTGCTGGGGCTGGCGGCCTCCGGAGGTACCCCCTACGTGCTGGGCGCGCTGGAGGCGGCCGGACGGATCGGCGCCGGAACCGGTCTGGTCTCCGCCAATCCGCGGTGCCGGGCGATCGCCGTGGTCGACGCCGCGATCACGGTGGACACCGGGCCGGAACCGATCACCGGCTCCACCAGGATGAAGGCGGGAACGGCCCAGAAACTGGTGCTGACCTCGTTCTCCACGGCGGTCATGATCCGGCTGGGACACACCTACTCCAACCTGATGGTCAGCATGGTGGCCACCAACGCCAAGCTGCGGGCCCGCACCGTGCGCATCCTCCGGGAGGCCACCGGAGCCTCGGTGGAAACCTGCGAACTGGCACTGCACGAGACCGGCGGAGAGCTCAAGACCGCCCTGGTCCACCTGCTGGGCGAGGTGGACGTGGCCAGCGCTTCCACGGCGCTGGCCGAAGCCGACGGTTACGTGCGCGAGGCGCTGCGCGCGCTGCGTTCCTGA
- a CDS encoding serine hydrolase, protein MRNPMLVTALLSMLTVTTCASAPAPEIRGGGRFDLPHEGFSPADTRLREATPREAGLAPSPVREATARIAEWTEATPEREHPMYAGAVSLLAHDGLVVSHEAAGYELRYADGTGTQLPPERRERANPDTIFDLASMTKLFTSVAVLQQVERDRLGLDVPVAEYLPEFGDHGKSGITVRQLLTHTSGLPAVVKLWDLPAEQRVPHVMDLEPVTEPGSAYNYSDPNMIVLGELLERVTGQRLDRVVARGITEPLGMADTGYRPPRSKLHRTAATEFQSDPSRGMVRGRVHDENAWSLGGIAGHAGLFSTARDLAVLGQAILNGGAYGGERVLREHSVELMLTNYNTEFPEHSHGLGFELEQRWYMAGLTSPRGAGHTGYTGTSMVLDPRSRSMAILLTNRVHPSREWGSNNPARVALAQGLARSMAVEPRHGPTAWFTGGGTAHGETTLTTEPVRADSPLRVSFEAFVDTQRDPDGVDRLRLEYSHDGGKSWHAARMHARGPGSPRRPSTGLAGSGHRAWWRVRGTVPEGRAGEALVRWRFTPDERYVGRGVYLDGIRISARGRTVLDGEADAHRLRGAGFLVAQR, encoded by the coding sequence ATGCGCAATCCGATGCTGGTGACGGCCCTGCTGTCGATGCTGACCGTGACGACCTGCGCGTCCGCCCCCGCACCCGAGATCAGGGGCGGCGGCCGCTTCGACCTGCCGCACGAGGGGTTCTCCCCCGCGGACACGCGACTGCGGGAGGCCACGCCCCGCGAGGCCGGGCTCGCGCCGTCCCCAGTCCGGGAGGCCACCGCACGGATCGCGGAGTGGACCGAAGCCACCCCGGAGCGCGAGCACCCGATGTACGCGGGCGCGGTGAGCCTGCTGGCCCACGACGGTCTGGTGGTCAGCCACGAGGCGGCGGGCTACGAACTGCGCTACGCCGACGGGACGGGTACGCAGCTCCCCCCGGAGCGCAGGGAGCGGGCCAACCCGGACACGATCTTCGACCTCGCGTCGATGACCAAGCTGTTCACCTCCGTCGCGGTGCTGCAGCAGGTCGAGCGGGATCGCCTCGGGCTGGACGTGCCGGTGGCGGAGTACCTGCCCGAGTTCGGCGACCACGGCAAGTCCGGGATCACGGTGCGCCAGCTGCTGACGCACACCTCCGGGTTGCCGGCGGTGGTGAAGCTGTGGGACCTGCCGGCCGAGCAGCGCGTCCCGCACGTGATGGACCTCGAACCGGTCACCGAACCGGGCAGCGCGTACAACTACTCGGATCCGAACATGATCGTGCTCGGCGAACTCCTCGAACGGGTCACCGGCCAGCGGTTGGACCGGGTGGTGGCACGCGGGATAACCGAACCGCTGGGGATGGCGGACACGGGCTACCGGCCACCGCGCTCGAAGCTGCACCGGACAGCGGCCACGGAGTTCCAGAGCGATCCGTCACGCGGGATGGTGCGCGGTCGGGTGCACGACGAGAACGCCTGGTCGCTGGGGGGAATAGCCGGTCACGCGGGGCTCTTCTCCACGGCTCGGGACCTGGCCGTGCTGGGGCAGGCGATCCTCAACGGCGGGGCGTACGGCGGTGAACGCGTCCTCCGCGAGCACAGCGTGGAGCTGATGCTGACCAACTACAACACCGAGTTCCCCGAGCACTCGCACGGGCTCGGTTTCGAGCTGGAGCAGCGCTGGTACATGGCGGGGCTCACGAGCCCGCGCGGCGCGGGGCACACCGGCTACACGGGGACCTCGATGGTGCTCGACCCGAGATCGCGTTCGATGGCGATCCTGTTGACGAACCGCGTGCACCCCTCGCGGGAGTGGGGGTCCAACAACCCGGCGCGGGTGGCGCTGGCGCAGGGCCTGGCCCGCTCCATGGCCGTGGAACCGCGCCACGGCCCGACCGCCTGGTTCACCGGTGGCGGCACGGCCCACGGGGAAACCACGCTGACCACCGAGCCGGTCCGGGCGGACTCCCCGCTCCGGGTCTCGTTCGAGGCCTTCGTGGACACCCAGCGGGATCCGGACGGCGTGGACCGGCTGCGTCTGGAGTACAGCCACGACGGCGGGAAGTCCTGGCACGCGGCGCGGATGCACGCCAGGGGCCCAGGTTCACCTCGGCGTCCCTCGACCGGGCTGGCCGGTTCCGGTCACCGCGCCTGGTGGCGGGTGCGCGGCACCGTTCCGGAGGGCCGTGCCGGGGAGGCACTGGTGCGGTGGCGCTTCACCCCCGACGAGCGCTACGTGGGCAGGGGGGTCTACCTGGACGGCATCAGGATCTCCGCGCGCGGGCGGACGGTGCTCGACGGCGAGGCCGACGCGCACCGGTTGCGCGGGGCGGGCTTCCTGGTGGCGCAGCGCTGA